A single genomic interval of Paracoccus aerodenitrificans harbors:
- a CDS encoding ATPase, T2SS/T4P/T4SS family, with amino-acid sequence MSLSYLQTSLDRIDAAARDDVIEICINPDGTCWGEFQGDHFMRKLDQKLTATEVKDLGNQIASSANTTMSKDRPIVSVSITYKGRPIRAQVITPPAVLSAMSISLRFFSSLPLEGIALDFLYGKERKLEDLRVEKKRALRAVVAAGLIDDALAFCVENKLNMIVSGGTSTGKTVAARKILSHVPSEERIVTIEEAAELLPTQPNAVTLIANRDAEFQSADVLLTATLRMRPDRIILGEVRGKEAMTFLEAINTGHGGSMTTLHAETPQLAVQRLAIAALKTEIPMTYADMIQYIENSIDVIIQAGRHDGRRGITEFYLPGATEIGTSR; translated from the coding sequence ATGTCGCTGAGCTATCTTCAAACCTCGCTCGACCGGATCGACGCCGCCGCCCGCGACGATGTCATCGAGATTTGCATCAACCCAGACGGAACCTGCTGGGGCGAGTTCCAGGGCGATCACTTCATGAGAAAGCTGGACCAGAAGCTGACAGCAACCGAAGTGAAGGACCTCGGCAACCAGATCGCCTCCTCTGCCAACACCACGATGAGCAAGGACCGCCCCATCGTCTCGGTCTCGATCACTTACAAGGGCCGTCCGATCCGCGCACAGGTCATCACCCCGCCCGCCGTGCTCTCGGCCATGTCGATTAGCTTGCGGTTCTTCTCGAGCCTGCCGCTTGAGGGCATCGCGCTCGATTTTCTCTACGGCAAGGAACGCAAGCTCGAAGACCTGCGCGTCGAAAAGAAGCGCGCCTTGCGCGCCGTGGTGGCCGCCGGATTGATCGATGATGCGCTTGCCTTCTGCGTCGAGAACAAACTCAACATGATCGTCTCGGGTGGCACCTCCACCGGCAAGACCGTCGCCGCGCGCAAAATCCTCTCGCACGTACCGTCCGAGGAACGCATCGTGACCATCGAGGAAGCCGCCGAGCTTCTGCCGACCCAGCCGAATGCCGTGACCCTCATCGCCAATCGCGACGCGGAATTCCAGTCGGCCGACGTGCTCCTCACCGCGACGCTGCGCATGCGCCCCGACCGGATCATCCTCGGCGAGGTGCGCGGCAAAGAGGCCATGACCTTCCTCGAGGCGATCAACACTGGCCATGGTGGGTCCATGACCACACTGCACGCCGAAACCCCGCAACTTGCCGTGCAGCGTCTGGCCATCGCCGCACTCAAGACCGAGATCCCGATGACCTATGCCGACATGATCCAGTACATCGAAAACTCCATCGATGTGATCATCCAGGCCGGTCGCCACGATGGCCGGCGCGGCATCACCGAATTTTACCTCCCCGGCGCAACTGAGATTGGAACTTCCCGATGA